Part of the Qipengyuania sp. SS22 genome, GGCGAAGGTGCGCCGGTGCGGATGCGCCGGGTCAATCCGCCCGAAGAACAACGCGCGCAGCTGCGCGCCGGGGGCGAAGCGCCGCCACGCATGGATACGCCTGCGGGCCTGCTCGAAGTGCTCAAGCGCCGCCTGCCCGAGCGCGGCTCGGCGCCGCTGGGCGATGTCCGGCAAGCGCAGGTCAGTGGCATCGCGCCGGTTCCCGGTGCTATCGCCACGCTCGACCCCGACGAGGAAGCTGCGGTGGCCCCGACCCAGGACGATCCCGACAGCCCGCCGGCTCCCGCCGAAGATACCGCGGTCACCCGCCCCGAACTACCGATGGCGGTCGAGGGCGGCCCAGCGCGTGCACCGCTGATGGTCCCGGTGACCGCGGATGGGACCTACACGGTGCAACTCGGGGCCTTTTCGGTCCGCGCCAATGCCGATCGGCTGGCGCGCGAGGTGCAGGGCTATGTCGAAACCAGCGGCAATCTCGCGCTTGTCCGGGTCGGCCCCTTCGCCACCCGTGGACAGGCGGAGCAGGCGCTCGCCAAGCTGCGCGAGCGCGGTTATAGCGACGCCGAGATACGTTCACTCGATTGATACGCCGCGGCTCTCGCCCGGCCGGGAGCACACTTGCG contains:
- a CDS encoding SPOR domain-containing protein, which gives rise to MKLPIRISLASVAGLALLSLGACASTAQTAPGSTARSIANGPAADYPVVVGDPFTVDGVTYTPVDTMNYDQVGYATVDEPGAAGVTGAHRTLPLPSYVEVTALDTGRTVLVRIERRGPMTNDRLVSLSEAALAQLRIGEGAPVRMRRVNPPEEQRAQLRAGGEAPPRMDTPAGLLEVLKRRLPERGSAPLGDVRQAQVSGIAPVPGAIATLDPDEEAAVAPTQDDPDSPPAPAEDTAVTRPELPMAVEGGPARAPLMVPVTADGTYTVQLGAFSVRANADRLAREVQGYVETSGNLALVRVGPFATRGQAEQALAKLRERGYSDAEIRSLD